From one Psilocybe cubensis strain MGC-MH-2018 chromosome 13, whole genome shotgun sequence genomic stretch:
- a CDS encoding Protein CCC1: MRPYNRPATLGTRVRRNVKDLSPEEWGKFVNALRIMKTRTRPGGVVSIYDEFTALHMGAVEMNRNWRRSHGHLESIDSSGDGPADPAHDNPGFLPWHRQFLLEFEAALQAIDPSVTLPYWDWTDHDFAQKLFSPAMVGSNGGHNQTGGAVINGPFSLEEGWACTPALHRPSWFRPMAAKARDETVSQGKKHKDVQQPSLGRSIIRYLGDREDLATIADVIEFTKRKAVFGPTKLILRSGITTVADNTQDVSSMGPLPRGTIYIGDSLPASVLQSALAGSDTSFGSQDSWDTLEDASEVPRKIHLTPRELTPGFRWSVEGGPHMHNQTHDWFGFHTTILQDDQIVGASTIPVVACSTADPIFFLHHCNVDRLWAEWQDSGHYGPTFYPDVGDPLWLYADMKSVVEDKPLRRYVYPRGHNLNELMGYSYDTSTQLSVNSVTPVLVHLPASKNERTHQVFPVDIQRRNRYLVAAKNTGEDHAHLEIQVYAEYERMFEHNFMEQGFRGESINPEPEKDETNASTSGVWCLERGRYYVVVSAIVVKEGKNVKENASISAKYEIGVATSLDFEMPDVPIQPGVIANPQVPQESCVYIANRRYAPIKLEVGRPQFRLTQMKGTHELFGINVYQSAGLVDVQFEGMDALVQLYGPFDLDNDKLPHFDIDGKPIEGETLTQLSSRVQIASSEGCCKRVGSGISSLVTPGRYIVLVFHCSIGHNEHQVYKVSYRFDSAAKVRELELGRMSVAMPGSGRAVNELYRVAGKNGMPLVTQRGEIYKTSVVADDAKTQTQIRVAVFSYSSGDILGKEECDRERYVSYNEAFWGDDTITFSVDEDQFTRSFSSSPRFPAMSTNSAIPTPSTPSVVPLPQRQEIPVKHKKPPVWPIEAAEPGVEPPPASKCARNAREDGICCKELIKEERTLIDPDVVRDVVIGLSDGLTVPFALTAGLSSLGESKLVVLGGIAELIAGAISMGIGGFLASQSERDHYRYLQHHTAERVRHSCAGEMEREVTEVLGPIGVDDKTCYAVARCLREAEGEELGQSYLTGGAGVDVENSKLRWSKDVGLTAFLLKFGQGLEEIPDRRMYVSAFTIGMGYLIGGIIPLLPYFFIPRAHIALIYSSIITGVILLIFGAVKARVTGAAQNPAGYVWGAFSTLMVGGIAAAAAFGIVRALEGGGD; the protein is encoded by the exons ATGAGACCATACAACAGACCTGCCACTCTAGGAACGCGTGTACGCAGAAACGTTAAGGATCTTTCACCCGAGGAATGGGGAAAGTTTGTGAATGCGCTCAGGATCATGAAGACGCGTACGCGGCCTGGAGGCGTTGTTTCCATTTACGACGAGTTTACAGCGTTGCATATGGGAGCGGTTGAGATGAACAGAAATTGGCGGAGGTCGCATGGTCACTTGGAGAGCATAGATTCGTCGGGGGATGGACCTGCTGATCCTGCGCATGATAATCCCGG GTTCTTGCCATGGCATCGTCAATTTCTTCTCGAGTTTGAGGCTGCGCTCCAGGCAATCGACCCTTCTGTTACTCTTCCCTA CTGGGACTGGACAGATCACGATTTCGCCCAAAAGTTGTTTTCACCTGCCATGGTGGGAAGCAATGGAGGACACAATCAGACAGGAGGCGCCGTGATAAATGGGCCATTTTCGCTGGAGGAAGGATGGGCATGTACCCCAGCGCTGCACAGGCCCTCCTGGTTTCGACCCATGGCCGCCAAGGCTCGAGATGAGACGGTAAGTCAAGGTAAAAAGCATAAAGATGTCCAACAGCCTTCCTTGGGACGCTCTATCATCAGATATTTGGGCGACCGCGAAGACCTTGCGACCATTGCGGACGTGATCGAATTTACGAAAAGAAAGGCCGTATTCGGACCTACAAAGTTGATTCTGCGTAGTGGCATTACAACAGTCGCAGATAACACCCAGGATGTTTCGTCGATGGGACCGCTACCGCGAGGAACTATTTACATAGGGGATTCTCTCCCGGCTTCTGTCCTCCAGTCTGCATTAGCGGGATCTGACACGAGCTTTGGCAGTCAAGATTCTTGGGACACTTTAGAAGACGCCTCCGAGGTACCAAGAAAGATACATCTAACCCCTC GTGAACTGACTCCTGGATTTCGATGGTCAGTTGAAGGGGGGCCGCATATGCACAACC AAACGCACGACTGGTTTGGTTTCCATACGACCATCCTGCAGGACGACCAGATTGTCGGGGCATCGACTATACCCGTCGTAGCCTGTTCAACGGCAGATCCCATTTTCTTTCTGCACCATTGTAATGTTGATCGGCTCTGGGCAGAATGGCAGGATTCTGGGCATTACGGACCCAC CTTTTATCCAGACGTTGGAGACCCTTTGTGGTTGTATGCAGACATGAAATCCGTGGTCGAAGATAAGCCTCTGCGAAGATATGTATATCCGAGGGGTCATAACTTGAACGA GTTGATGGGCTATAGTTACGACACTAGCACCCAACTTTCCGTGAACTCTGTGACGCCCGTTCTTGTTCATTTGCCAGCAAGCAAGAATGAGAGAACGCATCAAGTGTTCCCGGTAGACATCCAACGAAGAAACAGGTACTTGGTTGCGGCAAAAAATACTGGCGAGGATCACGCGCATCTTGAGATACAGGTATACGCGGAGTATGAAAGAATGTTTGAGCACAACTTCATGGAACAAGGATTTCGAGGAGAAAGTATTAACCCGGAACCAGAGAAAGATGAAACAAACGCATCAACAAGTGGTGTATGGTGCCTCGAGAGGGGGCGCTACTACGTTGTGGTATCGGCCATTGTAgtgaaagaaggaaagaacgTCAAAGAAAACGCCTCTATCTCTGCAAAATACGAGATTGGGGTTGCGACATCGCTTGACTTTGAGATGCCAGATGTACCGATTCAGCCAGGCGTCATTGCGAACCCACAAGTTCCCCAAGAAAGCTGTGTCTATATCGCGAACCGTCGATATGCACCTATAAAGTTGGAGGTGGGACGACCGCAATTCAGGTTAACGCAAATGAAAGGTACGCATGAGTTATTTGGGATCAACGTATACCAGAGTGCGGGGCTAGTTGATGTTCAATTCGAG GGTATGGATGCCCTAGTGCAACTGTATGGGCCATTCGACCTCGACAACGACAAACTTCCGCACTTCGACATCGACGGGAAACCAATTGAGGGAGAGACGCTGACACAACTGAGCTCGCGAGTGCAGATTGCTTCTAGTGAAGGTTGCTGCAAAAGAGTGGGGTCTGGGATTTCCAGCCTGGTAACACCCGGCAGATAtatcgtcctcgtcttccaTTGTTCGATCGGCCACAACGAACACCAGGTCTACAAGGTCAGCTATAGATTTGACTCCGCGGCGAAGGTGAGAGAACTCGAGCTGGGACGCATGAGTGTTGCAATGCCTGGCAGCGGCCGAGCAGTGAACGAACTGTATCGCGTTGCGGGGAAGAACGGCATGCCTCTTGTGACCCAAAGAGGAGAAATATACAAGACCAGCGTGGTGGCAGATGACGCGAAGACGCAAACCCAGATCCGTGTTGCAGTGTTTTCATACTCTTCCGGCGATATTCTTGGAAAAGAAGAGTGCGACAGAGAGCGCTACGTGTCCTACAACGAAGCCTTCTGGGGCGACGACACTATTACATTTAGTGTCGATGAGGACCAG TTTACTCGATCtttttcatcttctcctCGTTTCCCTGCCATGTCCACCAATTCAGCGATACCCACGCCATCCACCCCCTCCGTGGTTCCCCTTCCACAACGCCAGGAGATCCCTGTAAAACACAAGAAACCTCCGGTGTGGCCCATTGAGGCTGCCGAACCGGGTGTAGAGCCACCTCCCGCATCAAAGTGTGCGCGAAACGCCCGCGAAGATGGCATTTGCTGCAAAGAGCTCATCAAGGAAGAACGTACTTTGATAGATCCAGATGTAGTTCGCGATGT CGTCATTGGCCTTTCAGATGGCTTGACCGTTCCTTTTGCTCTCACAGCTGGACTGTCTTCCCTGGGCGAATCGAAGCTTGTGGTGCTAGGCGGTATCGCTGAACTGATTGCTGGTGCCATTTCAATGGGTATCGGCGGCTTCCTCGCCTCTCAGTCGGAACGTGACCACTATCGTTATCTCCAGCATCATACCGCTGAGCGAGTTCGCCATAGTTGTGCGGGCGAGATGGAGCGCGAGGTTACCGAGGTCCTGGGGCCCATTGGTGTTGACGACAAGACGTGTTACGCCGTTGCGCGGTGCCTAAGAGAAGCcgagggggaggagctagGGCAGAGTTACCTAACAGGAGGAGCAGGCGTAGATGTCGAAAACTCAAAATTGAGATGGAGCAAAGACGTTGGCCTAACAGCGTTCCTGCTCAAGTTCGGCCAGGGACTAG AGGAGATCCCCGACAGACGGATGTACGTGTCGGCTTTCACCATTGGTATGGGATACCTCATCGGTGGCATCATCCCCTTGCTGCCCTACTTCTTCATCCCGAGAGCACATATCGCTCTCATCTACTCCTCTATCATCACCGGCGTGATTCTGCTCATCTTTGGTGCCGTCAAAGCGCGTGTGACTGGCGCGGCGCAAAATCCCGCCGGATACGTTTGGGGCGCATTCAGCACGCTCATGGTCGGTGGCATTGCTGCCGCTGCGGCCTTTGGTATCGTCAGGGCTCTGGAAGGGGGCGGAGATTAG
- a CDS encoding putative WD repeat-containing protein (putative WD repeat-containing protein all2124): MLLLLVQQAASCSNDVRNNSAERTPCPISSPVTPYVYPLSLETTPPILAVVIGINKYTSDEYPNLNGATNDADAFEEYLTTRLNVPAQNICSLRDEQATRKNIISSFIWLRDNAAYQRDECAIIFYFAGHGAQTQKPTEWNDWITPTGMIEMLCPSDIGTMTGRSGVLHLQPAQQSAVAGIPDRTISVLLSQIADAKGNNITVILDCCSSAGMSRSSKKDPYTIRGITNPPSIHASADESLFYFGTRGGRTAKNDVQLQNSHLHVLLAACGRENFALENPRTKRGLFTHHLLKILNKEDIRNLTYVSLMHRLKMPERQTPHCEGEGINQRLFNNWVNGGDKSMILTHRIKDKDEIILQAGSAQGITKGSRFAAYATNLIETPLVRNSNIQKGEGARNGVWN, translated from the exons ATGTTGTTGCTATTGGTGCAGCAAGCCGCTTCCTGCTCAAATGACGTTCGA AACAACTCGGCGGAGCGTACACCTTGCCCTATTTCCAGCCCTGTAACACCCTACGTATACCCTCTATCTCT AGAAACGACACCCCCCATACTCGCAGTGGTAATAGGCATAAACAAATACACCTCCGACGAATACCCTAATCTAAACGGTGCTACAAACGACGCAGACGCTTTTGAGGAATACCTTACCACCCGCCTAAACGTGCCCGCGCAAAACATTTGCAGTTTGCGAGATGAACAGGCGACTAGGAAGAACATTATATCGTCTTTCATCTGGCTGAGAGACAATGCGGCGTATCAGAGGGACGAATGTGCAATCATCTTCTACTTCGCGGGACACGGCGCGCAAACCCAGAAACCTACAGAATGGAACGATTGGATAACACCGACGGGCATGATAGAAATGTTGTGCCCGAGCGACATCGGAACTATGACGGGCAGGAGCGGAGTATTACACTTACAGCCAGCTCAGCAATCCGCGGTTGCAGGAATTCCTGATCGAACTATATCTGTACTTCTCAGTCAAATTGCGGATGCCAAAGGGAATAATATT ACTGTAATACTTGATTGCTGCAGCTCAGCTGGGATGTCCAGGAGCTCTAAAAAAGACCCATATACTATCCGAGGTATCACCAATCCTCCTTCCATCCATGCCAGCGCGGATGAAAGCTTATTCTACTTCGGGACCAGGGGGGGACGAACGGCCAAGAATGACGTTCAATTGCAAAACTCGCATTTGCATGTGCTATTAGCAGCTTGCGGACGAGAAAATTTCGCTCTTGAGAATCCAAGAACAAAACGAGGGCTATTCACACATCAtctgttgaaaattttgaacAAAGAGGACATCAGAAATCTGACATATGTCTCTTTGATGCACAGACTCAAAATGCCGGAGAG ACAAACTCCACATTGTGAAGGAGAAGGTATAAACCAACGGCTGTTCAATAACTGGGTTAATGGTGGTGACAAGTCCATGATATTGACGCATCGAATCAAGGACAAAGATGAAATTATTTTACAAGCAGGCTCGGCTCAAGGAATTACCAAAGGCTCGCGCTTTGCTGCCTATGCTACTAACTTGATAGAGACTCCTCTTGTCAGAAACTCAAATATACAAAAAGGAGAAGGTGCCCGAAATGGAGTGTGGAATTAG
- a CDS encoding Mitogen-activated protein kinase kinase 5, with protein MIRTDDPFIPVLRRFLESGYEPFPSYNSYNPDPENPLIFHDRHIASALLLKNVKHAPWIMKELSNLCEDTIEDFTAAGHKFIENRNYWEIFRRPSEYVSYCADIAKRHYDRTSVPCNAYASKLLFSPNDPFWFSFINARLSGSEIARRSFYCFGDIAIIKPEGEDTGDRQFKIPPETRSTLDNRALSNVNKLRDMGNIFNYEFFVATKTAEALLDKMSCWGEFKWEMPTVTGAPVLPASLPGKDSSFIQSLFPLLGVEPLRPLPIHMGTSSRKSAHTRKVVAPLTNTRRAEAEYRINVHHYIQKAWQNAVHTDATFIVFSCGRQERIAIRHRQSQTLFLSDLIDPTKIPERWDPIEVENRRPSKRKDPPGYSNIYNSMKDKATRRKRRRLNPELGLTSVEMDKKAFDDELAKRDLVLFYLNYSYMSSPAPSSFRRMEPSCASRPFQNHPYHFKRKASYSPAKYILATTYQDDIGSGAVGLVYRVTAEIEIEDGSKHQRTLILKLAIGDKKDQIIQEYEIYKRLAEANATCGIVGVHGLFHDMETDALMMIMDDGGVSLRTRAIEKNLKIHYDWDDSVETTEKERDAFTKALKGIHHAHVIHRDIRIDNLMINDAGDVFIIDFDNGRYDPLHESFEYEEDMAELLTTIGWLDSDDDTSESDEDEDEDEDEDEDEDDGDGQA; from the exons ATGATTCGAACTGACGATCCTTTCATACCTGTTCTCCGACGATTTTTGGAATCAGGTTATGAGCCTTTTCCATCATATAACTCCTATAATCCTGATCCCGAGAATCCTCTTATATTCCATGACAGACATATCGCTTCTGCTCTGCTGCTAAAAAACGTCAAGCATGCGCCTTGGATTATGAAAGAGCTTTCCAATCTTTGCGAGGACACCATCGAGGACTTCACTGCGGCAGGGCACAAATTTATTGAAAATCGCAATTATTGGGAAATATTTCGCCGGCCTTCTGAGTACGTCAGCTATTGCGCTGACATAGCAAAACGCCACTATGATCGCACCAGCGTCCCCTGCAATGCTTATGCCTCAAAGTTGCTCTTCAGCCCGAATGACCCATTCTGGTTTTCCTTTATTAATGCACGTCTAAGCGGATCTGAAATAGCCCGTCGTTCTTTTTACTGCTTTGGTGATATTGCCATAATCAAACCTGAAGGGGAGGATACAGGCGACAGACAATTCAAAATTCCACCCGAAACTCGGTCGACGCTGGACAATCGCGCATTATCAAACGTCAACAAGCTCAGGGACATGGGCAATATTTTTAATTACGAATTTTTTGTTGCGACCAAAACGGCGGAGGCTTTACTAGACAAGATGAGTTGCTGGGGAGAATTCAAGTGGGAAATGCCTACAGTCACAGGCGCTCCGGTGTTGCCTGCCTCGCTCCCTGGGAAAGACTCGTCTTTTATTCAGTCTCTTTTTCCGCTTCTAGGTGTGGAGCCCCTTCGTCCTTTGCCCATACACATGGGAACTTCCTCTAGAAAGTCTGCCCACACCCGCAAGGTTGTAGCTCCACTGACAAATACTCGAAGAGCCGAGGCAGAATATAGGATCAATGTCCACCATTACATCCAAAAG GCGTGGCAAAATGCAGTGCACACAGATGCGACGTTTATTGTTTTTTCCTGTGGCAGACAGGAGAGAATTGCCATTCGACATCGTCAAAGCCAGACTCTGTTTTTGTCGGATTTGATTGATCCCACAAAAATACCTG AAAGGTGGGATCCCATAGAAGTTGAAAACCGGCGTCCTTCAAAACGTAAAGACCCTCCAGGGTATTCAAATATTTATAACAGTATGAAGGACAAGGCGACAAGAAGGAAGCGAAGGCGATTAAATCCCGAATTGGGGCTTACTTCTGTGGAAATGGATAAAAAG GCATTCGACGATGAGCTAGCCAAGCGGGACTTGGTGCTTTTCTATCTCAATTACTCCTACATGAGTTCACCAGCACCGTCTTCATTTCGACGTATGGAACCTTCATGCGCATCGCGTCCCTTCCAAAACCATCCATACCATTTCAAACGCAAAGCGTCATATTCACCAGCAAAATATATCTTGGCGACTACATACCAGGATGATATTGGGAGTGGAGCAGTAGGATTGGTATACAGAGTCACGGCCGAGATTGAAATAGAGGACGGGTCAAAACATCAGCGCACACTCATTCTCAAGCTTGCTATTGGTGACAAAAAGGATCAAATCATTCAAGAATACGAGATCTACAAACGGTTGGCCGAAGCTAATGCTACGTGTGGAATTGTTGGCGTCCACGGCCTATTTCACGATATGGAAACCGATgctttgatgatgatcatgGACGATGGAGGGGTGTCGCTGAGAACTCGCgccattgaaaaaaatttaaagATTCATTATGATTGGGATGATTCAGTTGAGACGACGGAGAAAGAACG GGATGCCTTTACCAAGGCTCTAAAAGGCATCCACCATGCGCACGTAATCCATCGAGATATTAGGATTGACAACTTGATGATTAATGATGCTGGCGATGTTTTCATAATCGATTTCGATAATGGTAGATATGACCCCCTCCATGAGTCATTCGAGTACGAAGAGGATATGGCAGAACTATTGACTACAATTGGGTGGCTAGATAGCGACGACGACACAAGTGAatcggatgaagatgaagatgaagatgaagatgaagatgaagatgaagatgatggtgACGGCCAAGCGTAA
- a CDS encoding Geranylgeranyl pyrophosphate synthase, with protein MSYYDNILDVLSKEPVWSLENEQAILEPFTYITSNPGKEIRGKLIEAFNIWLKVPSDKLQVIAKIVNMLHAASLMVDDIEDDSQLRRGTPVTHKIYGIPQTINTANYVYFLAYQELFALRGSETSDPPRQPLDALVTTELLSLHRGQGLEILWRDSLQCPSEEEYVRMVNNKTGGLLRIGIKLMMACCTTNVDVDYVPLVNLIGVYFQIRDDLMNLQSTEYTSNKGFAEDLSEGKFSFPVVHGIHADKSNRQVLNVLQKRPTTPTLKIHTISYLKNVTKSFDYTLSVMANLEAQTRAEISRLGGNKGLEAIMDLLHVDASKFS; from the exons ATGTCTTATTATGATAATATCTTAGATGTGCTCTCTAAGGAGCCAGTCTGGTCGCTAGAGAATGAACAG GCCATACTAGAACCGTTTACATACATTACCTCTAATCCAGGCAAAGAAATACGCGGGAAACTCATCGAGGCATTCAACATATGGCTAAAAGTCCCCAGCGACAAACTGCAAGTCATTGCCAAAATCGTAAACATGCTCCACGCAGCCAGTCTCAT GGTCGATGATATAGAGGATGACTCCCAATTGAGAAGAGGGACACCCG TGACACACAAGATCTATGGCATCCCTCAGACAATCAATACAGCCAACTACGTGTACTTTCTAGCCTATCAAGAACTCTTTGCCCTTCGCGGATCCGAGACTTCAGATCCACCTCGACAACCTCTTGATGCGTTGGTTACTA CGGAACTGCTATCGCTGCATCGCGGACAAGGTTTGGAGATACTTTGGCGTGACTCGCTCCAATGTCCCTCCGAGGAAGAGTATGTCAGAATGGTCAACAACA AAACCGGTGGCCTACTCCGTATAGGGATTAAACTCATGATGGCATGCTGCACGACGAACGTGGATGT TGACTATGTGCCCCTGGTCAATCTAATAGGAGTTTACTTCCAAATCCGCGACGATTTAATGAACCTGCAGAGCACAGAG TACACGTCAAACAAGGGTTTCGCCGAAGACTTGTCAGAAGGAAAGTTCTCCTTTCCAGTTGTTCATGGAATCCATGCGGACAAGTCGAATCGCCAAGTACTCA ACGTGCTCCAAAAACGGCCCACAACGCCGACATTGAAGATCCACACCATCAGCTATCTCAAGAATGTCACCAAGTCATTTGACTACACGCTATCTGTGATGGCGAACCTTGAAGCTCAAACTAGAGCAGAAATATCGAGACTAGGGGGCAACAAAGGTCTAGAGGCCATCATGGACTTGCTGCATGTGGATGCAAGCAAGTTTTCATGA